The nucleotide window GGGAGGTCTGATCACAGGACTGATCTATGGCATACGGGCTGCATGGTAAGTGGATCGTCAAGATAAACCCCcgaaaaaataatactgatGAATGGCAGCTGTTCTTCTTTGTGTTCGGAACATACCCTTTTGACTCCGATGTAGAAGATATGGTAGTGGTCGAGCAGATGATTGACCTCCTGGGTGAGTTACCCCAGGAATGGCAACCTACCTGGGACCGTATGCGCGCGGAAGCTGGCGATATGATGGATTTCCAAGGTAAGATCTTACAACCACTACTTAATAATGCACCTCTTCATCAGCATGCTGATCTCCAAATAATAGGTGACGAGGTCTTCACCCTGGAGGACCGCTTCGATAAGGAAGTGGCCGAGCCAGAGCTCGCTCCTCTTATCCCGATCATCCGAGCAATGCTGGAGTTTCGGCCTTCGGAGCGCATTACAGCTCCGCAAGCCCTTGGTCTTTTAGGAAGTCAGGGACAGTGAACGAAGTCATGAATTTGAGTTAGCTAGGCAATTTAGCATTTGCTgcagagaagagaatatatatacgTTTTGGTAGTTTATACAATGATTGGTAGTAATCAAGAAGAGCATCCATCTGCTAATAGCACCCATCTGCAGTTCTAAGAATTAGGTGGCTCTCTCAGCAAGATGAACTTTCACCACCGTCCCATCAATAGGCTTCGCGGTGACCTGCATAGTCTAGAAATTCCAAAAAAGTAAGCCACCCTTCTATCAACTTGAAGGAGAAAatcaagggaagaaaactTACATTAAACAATTCCGTCTCCACCTCATACTGCCCCTTAGCAGCATCCAAGATAGGCGCCCCAGTCGCATCCCGCGCAAGAGCGCCCACCCCCACCTTCTCGAAATCAAAGCGCCGAACCGTACACGCCAGGATTACCCGGGCCTCCAGGTTGGCTAGCTCTTGACCAATACAGTTGCGCGGGCCGCGCTCGAACGGTCTCCACGCGCTGGCGGGAACATGGGCGCTTGCGACCgaaccatctccatccccctgATTCTCCGCGCTATCCGGGATCAGTCCTAGACCGGTATCTGTGTTTCCCAGCCACCGCTCTGGAATAAATTCATCTTTTGTCGGTCCGTACACTTTCTCCTCACGATGGACGAGTGTCGCGTTGAGGTAGATGACCACTCCGTCTAGGCAGAGCGTCTTTCCGTCTGGTAATTGCACGTTGAAGCCTGAGCCCGAGGGCATGTATCTCGCTGATCCGGATGGAGGGTACAGTCGCAGGATTTCCTTGATCACAGCGGAAGTATAGGACATTCGCTTCAGGAgttcttctccgcccggGGCAAGGAGCTTCTCTTGCACGGCTGCGGGGGATGGATCTGGGCCGAAGAGGTCGTCGAGTTCGCGGCGAACTTTATCCAGCACGCGTGGGGTGCGACTGAGGATATAGAAGGTCCACTGCAATACGACACTGGTGGTATCGTGACCGGCGAAAAGGAAGCTTTTGAGCTGGTCGCATGTTTCCTGGATGACTTGGGTATTTAGTTGGTCGATGTCCTGTAAACTCAGGGAGAGAACACTCCGGGAGCGCTTCTCCGTCGACTTGGACTTGAGCTCAGCAAACTTCAGTTTGATGTGTTCGGCTATCAGCTGATCAATGCGTCGAGACAGAGTTCGACGCCGCCAGTTAAGGCGGGGTTCCAACCAGTCCCATTGCACGCTGCTGCCTCTACGGTATGTGGTCGTTAGCTCACGGTAGAGACGAACGAGCTCATCCTGTTTGCTGCGGTCGATCTGGGCATGGAAGTCTTTGTCCATAGTTACTGCGCCTGGGGGATAGTTAGATCGAAGAGCGTGCAACGTAAGAGTAAGTGTGTGGCCTACCGATAATATCAAAGGTAAGACTGACGCATCGCTCGTCGAGAGAGAATTCCTCTCCACTACGAGCGTACCCGTCAAGAATATCAGTGAATTGAATCGCCTTGTCCAAGATACATGGCAGCAAGGTAATGAGGTGCTGAGGCGCAAATCCGGGGTTGAACCGCTTGCGTAGACCCTTCCAGTGCTCTCCCTGGTGACATAGGTTATCTTAAAAAAAATGGTATACAAATCAAGAATACGAGTGAAGGCTTACCTGCTGCGTAATGATGGAGTGCGGTCCCAACAAAGGCTCCAGCGCACCCATGGTGGGCGATTTCTTCATACTATACGGAAAGCTTTTAGAGCTCCGGGCAATTTGTTCTGCGACCTCATGGTTCCCGACCACACACAGCCGAAACTGTACAGGACGGAGATCATAGAGAACGAGAGGAGGATTCCCCAGATGTTCCTGGATTTCTTGAAACACGATGTCTGATTGACAGTGATATCGGTCAACTATACCCATCCTATTTTcaagaggacgacgaggacttTGATTCTTTCATACCGATGTGCCTTCTCTCCTCACCTCGGGCAATAAACTCGTGGAGCGCTTTCATGTGGCCCCagatgagggagggagggagttgCGGCCAGTCGGCATACTTCTGGAAGCGGGAGTAGCGGATCCGGCTTATGAAGTAAGAAACCCCTAGAGGCAGGAGGATTAGGAGGATAGTTTGGACGAACATGATGGTTGCTTCATGCTAGTCCACCGACAGGCGTGTTTTCAGGCTGTCTAGATCGACATGAGATGAAAATGGAAGTCAGATGGGGAAATAAATGGGGTTCGGGAACGAGAaatttttcttgcttctgttAAGAGTTCCACTTGCCCATGGGGTTTGTTCCCGTGCCCGAGTTTAGTTGGTGGATGAACAATCATTCCGATAAGCTTATCGCTTCTAACTAGTTTTCTACTAGTGTTCCACCATTACTACCCTGGATTACAACCTGGCTTCATACAGAACACGTTTATTGGGCTTATGTGAGTAACCTCAACAAATATGATTGGAAGGATCGTCTTGAGCAGGTGAGCATGATTCCGCTCAGTTGCATCGGGATTTAAATCTTGCATGAGGCCGCTGCAACCGCCCGCCACGTGGTCGTGTTCAATTGACTGGGAATAAAAGCAACATTGGTAAGATGCATTCGGCATAACCTGGGATATAATCATAATAGGTAGAAAAGGTCCATGCAAGTAGATGGATTGAAAGATGCGGGGGTGTGTAACTATTCATATACAACATCATCTTACATTCCGGCCCAAGACCTGAACTATGTAACTAGTACTTGGCTTTGGGCCTCATACTCAGTATTGAATACCTTTTGGCAAAACAAAATATAGAAGGACCTTCCATCAAAAAGCAACAGTAAGCCAGCCGGTAGTTGATTCAAAGGCTTCGAGTAACAATAAATTTGTGGGAAACTTTATTTATGGGTTATTGTATTGTGTTCCCAATTGAGCCAATCTGACCCAAAGGTCACCAGTTTTTCTTGTATTTAGATTATGCAGTGCCTCTAGTGTTTATAATACCATGTAATCAATACCTTTCAGTAACTTTCGTTATATCATCATGTCTCATGCTGACCATGACTCAAAGTGAAACTAAAACGGTTTGTCTCAAACCAACAGAGACGATACCAGTGCTTCTTGCCTTGAAGCAACAACTTGTAATTATGAGGACTCACTATGAATTTTGACTGATAGAAAGGCAAGATTCCACCTTCGATATTATCTACCCAGACCTGAATGAACCCCGGTGATGTCAAGTGCGGATTGCAGCAGAGCAGCACTTCGGCAGAATACTATTAACTTGATCAGAACATACTATGTCTGCTGACAGACGGTGTATATTTACCGGACTTTCATTGCATCTGAGTGAGAAAGCGAAACCTTCTAGATATGTCTTCACATTGAATATTGCACAAGGATCGCCTACCACCACAGATGTTCCAACGTTTCCAACTCTCAACCAGCCAACTGCCCCATTCCAAATTATGAACCTACCACCGAAGGTAAGGATATGTGAGATATCCGTCTCTGAGGACTATCGTGAAATCGAAAGAAGCAAGTCAAAGCCTTCCCGGAGTCGCTCTCTATCCTGCCGCCCGAGTTCTCCATTGCCTGCATTCTCGATCAAACGTGTTGCCTTTTCCAGTTTCGCCGGAAATACCTTTGCAACCAGTGCCTGCACAATGTCCTTTCGAGCCGCGGGATTGTCGATGGCAAGCAGGATCGACGCGAAGATATGTGTTTTATTCACAAATCTCGCATCGCCGACCTTATTGAGAAGTCCCTGCATCTTGCGATTATATAGCAGCCGGTACCATCTCAACCGCTCTGCCGAATCCTCTTGAGTATCCAGAGACTTTCCATGCTCTACTGGGTCCATATCCCTCATGATCCATTTAGGGAATGTAGCATAGCCCAGGAACCGTGGCATGGTATGCACCTCATCCCAGTCAATAATTCCACTCACATTACACTGTTCATCGACACGGATGTTCGTGGAGCCAAACTGTGGCACTGCAAGCACGAATGTCTCATCCGTTTCGTCTTTCTGGCTCGTCGACAACGGCATACATCTGATCATCATTTCCAGCATTATAAGACAGCCAACGTCGAAtggaccttcttcttcttctgccccAGAGGGTGATTTCAGAAGACGCTCACGCAGAAAGTCTACAGTGGACTCGTAAGGACCATACTCCGCATACTGCACATCAGTCCCTGATCCCTTCCGCGAATGGTAGCATGGAAGCACCCGAAGATCGCCATGCACATCCGGTCCCAACGTACCAATTCCGTCGAAGCAAAATCTGTGCAGCTTTGCCATAGTCTCTGCGACACTGTCCAGTATGCGCAGTCGCTTTTGGTCCAATGACAGTGCCCCTGAGTCGTCAAACCAGGCATCCGAGACCAATGTTCCTGGGACGAAACTCTCAACGATGTACGGTGTGTCCAAGACATTTTCTGATGAGACATCGAAATCGTACACTTCTGGCATGGGGAAATGGGCTCGCTTTTGGATAAATTGCATCATTTCCACCTTCGCAATCAAGGCACTTTTGGCAGTCTCGGTGCAGTGCCCTGGACGGCAGCTGATGGGTAGGCGGATGATATAACGCACCTGGTCGTCAAATTCGACCACATGAATGACATTATGGCTGCCTTCATGACAAAAGAGCACACTTGCAGTTGTAAATGTGTCGATAGTTTGCTTTCGGCGGACCTCAACGGCAAGAGTAGTGAGTGCGTCACGGCTAATTGTGAGAAGGTCATTGAATTGCTCTTTCACCGGCGCTGAATGTGGCATTTTGGTGCCTGTACCACTTGTATCACGTATTGGGAACGCCATGGTCGTTTTCTCGATGGGGATTAAGAGGAAAAATTAGAATGAACCCAGAATCTGAGATCGGTTTTGGATACGTGGAGCCGAGCGTAGCGAAAACTAACACTCTTGACTGTAAGTAAAAGGTGAAAACCATTCACGAGGCCTTCACGAGGCCTTCACAATGCACAGCGAATACATTCCTCATATTCACTGAACTCCTTATCACGGATTAACATAGAACCACTACGCATAATAGAGTAATCCAggctcttccccttccatgAAAAGGCTCAACACAAGCTATTTTCACTCTCCCTGACATTCAATCAACTAGACCCCACTTGTCTGAACCCAGATACGGCCAATTTACAGGCATATTCAACTTATTGTTCGATACTATTTAGGTGGTCTCTCGAGAGAGCAACAGTGAGCAAGATAATCATTAAGAATACCGTCCTTTACATGACTTGATTGGTGATTGCTCGCAGAAGCTCCACCTGGTTGTGTCCCCATGTCCCCTACGGCCCAGATTGACTACCCTACCTTgtgacgaagaagcagatTAAGATAGCATGCTGCATATCGAAATAGTAATCACATGATCGCCGGTTACACCCCCAATGTACTCGTCCCTCTTGTTCATACACTTCGCCTCGCAAGCTTCTCTATGAAACCGCAGGACTCTCAACCTCATCAACCAATACAAGTGACTATAAAGCTGCTTCAGCAGTGGCACTGAAACTGTGAACACTTCCCCGTGCTTCGAATACTACCCGATTCTCCTCCAAACTGTTACCACTACAGATGGGTATGGCGTTCCCATCGGATGGCGTTCCCcagccacctccaccagGACTAGTATTCATGTCAGCCAAGCGTAAAACGAAGAAAAGGTGAGCTCCACTACTTACGTGTGAATAATAATTCGCTCTCCAGGCTGCACTTTGAGCTCCATCTTCCCACCAATGTTGATCGTTCGCTCAGTCCCATCCAGCTCTTTCTTCACGTACAGGTTCAATCCCGCCTGGCCAGCCTCACCACCTGCCAGTCCATATGGGCGATAGACGCGACGTTCGCTCAGCATAGAGGCCGACAAGGGAATGCGGAACTCCAGTTCTCGAATCACACCGTCTCCACCGCGGTAAAGTCCCCTGCCACCAGACCCCTTGCGGATAGAGAACTGTCGCAAAATAACCGGGTATCGCAGCTCGTACACTTCTGCATCGGTGATTCGAGTGTTGGTCATATGGACATGGACACCGGATGTACCATGCCAGGTTGGTCCAGCGCCAGAACCACCACATATGGTCTCGCCGACGCCGAAGCCCGGGATGTCGTTGCCATTTTCGTCTAGTCCACCCATGCCGAATGAGATGATATTGCAGCATCCTTGCGAGGCTGCACATGCTTGGAAGGCTCCTAGGACGACATCCGTGATACGTTGTGACGTGATGGGGTTTCCAGCGCAGACGGCTGCGTATCCAGATGGATTGATAAGCGTGCCGGAAGGAATGATGACGTTGATCGGCGCCAAACAGCCTTGGTTCAATGGTATGTCAACATCGATAAGGGCGCGCAAGCTATAAATGATTGCCGAATGGGCAATGGCTTTGGGGGCATTCAGGCAGTTGAACGTCTCTCGCCCGGTACCAGTGAAGTCGAACTCGGCAGATCCGGTCTCTGCATCGATGCGGATTTCTAATCTAATCTCTGTACCATCGTCCATGAAGTCAGAAAAGCGGAGGGGCTGTCCGGCGGCCTTTCTGCCAATTGTCTTAAGCAGTTCCCGTACTGCGGTTTCGGCATTCTTTTTGATGGCGTCCATGTAGAAGTGGACTACATCAAGCGTGTTCTCTTGAACGAGACCTTCGAGCAACTGTGCACCCTTCTGGTTGGCTGCAATAGCTGCTTTTAGGTCGGAGACATTGTCTTTGTAAGTGCGAGTGCCACTGCAACCTGGGTACGAGGCTGGCTCGTCATATAAGAACTTCCGCACCATGTCTTCGTCAAAACGGCCTTGTGATACCACCTTGAATCCCATGGTCATGGCACCTTCCTCATATAGCATTTTACTGTCTGAGGGCATAGACCCTGGCGCAATTCCTCCGATTTCGGCTGCGATTATATTAGACATGAGTATCCCATCAACGAGTGGTGTTCCTTACCATGGTGGCCTCGAGAGGCGACATAGAAGATGATCTTGCTTCCTAGCTGATCCCAGACAGGAGTAATGATAGTTATGTCCGGAAGATGCGTTCCGCCAGCAAGTGGATGATTGGTGAGGATGTGGTCTCCTGGCTTCAGGTTTCCACCGTACTGTTCATGCTGATACCGCACAGCATACTCCATACCTGAAATAGGCCCGAGTCAGCTGTCGTTGAGAAGTATAGGAAAGCAGCACTTACTGCCGAGGTGAACAGGAACATTAGGTGCGTTCGCCACAAGTTTTCCGTCGGGTGAAAACACTGCACAGGAAAAGTCCAATCGCTCTTTGATGTTGGTTGACACGGATGTCTTCTGGAACATCCGGCTCATCTGGTCGGCAACCGACATGAATCGATGACCAAAAATCGAAAGCTTGATCGGGTCGACCACCGTTGCGTTGTCGATTTGATTCTTGACCGACTGAACATTCAGGATTACATGGCGAGATAAGATAGTTGCCGATGCATGGGGTTCAACGACAATGGTTTGTGTCTTGTCGATGATCATGGCTGGTCCTTGGATGAAGCTGCCCGGCTTCAGGTGCTCTAAGAAGAAGACTGGCGTGGTGACACGCCCGACGCCTGCAAAATACACCTCTGTGGAGTCGCCCcggctttcttctccgatGTTTAATGTCGTAATAGATCGCAACTCGGGCTGCGGCGCCTCTGGGGGGACGGAGATGGCCTTGCCTACTCCACGTACACGTATATCTTCGACTAGGATATTGCGACCTgggaaggtgaaggagaattCGCGCTGATGCTCCTGAATGAATGCTGCCCCAAAATCTCCACCATCTGGTCTGAGGACCATCAGTGTATTATCGGTTCCTTGGTAGCGGAGATTAAGGTACACCTCATACTGTATGCGAGTCTCCTCAATACCGTCCGCGGTCAAGGCTTCGGTGACCTTTGCTTTGAGAACCTCAATACGGCCATTGATTATTTCCATTGCACTCGCGGTAAGAGCTCCGGACGCAGGTTCCTGGGCCTCATGCACCACATCAGCGAGAGCCATACCGTATGCGGAGAGAATCGACGAATAACGGTGGACTATGACGGTCTTTatggacaatgatgatgcaaTTGCACATGCATGTTGTCCACCTGCTCCTCCAAAACAGGCCAGGTTATGTGCTGAAGTGTCATATCCTCGTGCCTCGGTCAATGCCCGGATGGGCTTTGCCATAGATTCGTTTGCAACTTGAATAAATCCCAGCGCAATTTCCTCTGGTGTCTTGCGGTGACCTGTCTCTGCGTTAATTCTATCTGCCAGTTCCGTGAACTTTTGACGAGTGACCTCGACGTCAAGGGGCTCGTTTTCGTTAGGCCCAAAGATCTTGGGGAAATAGTCCGGGAGCAGACGGCCCAGGAACAAATTTGCATCAGTCACAGTCAATGGACCTCCTTTGCGGTAGCAAGCTGGCCCTGGATGTGCACCTGCAGATTCTGGTCCGACTACGAAGAGCCCATGGCGCCAGAACAGAATGCTGCCGCCACCCGCCGCTACTGTATTGATGTCTAGCTGTGGAGCCATCACTGTCACTCCTGAGATGGTGTTCTCAAAGGTATGTTCTAGCTTGCCGTCATACCGTGAGACGTCAGTACTGGTGCCGCCCATATCAAACCTAGCTATTCGGTCAGCGAGTACCCTCAACCTGACGCCCGGGATAAAACATACCCAATAACAGGTTTACCATCTTCTGGGTCAAACGAGGTGCCTGCGTAGCCTACAACACCACCTGCGGGCCCCGACAAAATTGCGCGCAAACCGGAGAACCTAAGCACAGTGAGTTTGACTCGGGCTTTCTAGATGGGAAGAAGGTAGTACTTTTGAAAGTTTACCAGACCACCGTCGCTTTGCATAAATTCGCAGCGCGTGTCTGACGATTGTAACCCGTCCTGAAAGCCAGAACGGAAACCTTGGATATATCGTTGAATCACCGGCGTTAAGTAGGCGTCTGCCGTAGCTGAAGCGCCTCGAGAGGTCATTTTTATCATAGGAAGCAGCTGGCTCGAGAGCGAGATCTGCGTGAATCCGATCTCGTTGGCAATCCTCTCGATAGCCAACTCATGCTCTTGGAATGTATATGAGTGTACGAGACAGACAGCGATGGAGCGATATCCTTCATCAAAAAGCTTTTGCAAGCTCTGTCTCGTCTTCGCCTCGTCGAGAGGTTCTAAGACGCGGATGACCTCTCCACTGACGCCCTTCTTCAGGTAAGAGTCTGTCTCCAATGCCGCTTCAAGGCGTTCTTTATCTGGAACAGGATTCTGTTGATAGCCCTCTATAGTGACTCGCTCTTCGATCTCGACCACATCTTCATAAAGCACGTCGGGTCGCTGGATGTTCAAAGCAAAGAGCTTAGGACGCGACTGAGTCCCAATGCGAAGTGCATCCTTGAAACCCTTTGTGATCAGAAGCGCCACCcgttctccttttctctctagCAAGGCATTCGTGGCGACCGTCGTTCCCATACGGATACTGACGCTGCCAAAATCCGATGTGGTGAGTTTCTGGTCGCGGGGAAAGCATTTCCCTGTTGCTTGTTCGAGAATCCGGCGGATGCCTTCAATTGGGGCGTCTGCGTAATTACCCGGATCTTGCGAAAGCAGCTTGACGACAATGTCATCCTTGCGGCCTTCTACGATCCCCAGACAATCAGTGAACGTGCCACCACGGTCTACAAATGTCAGCTTTGCGGTCACCCGTTTCAGGCCGCGTAACTCACCAATGGCGATTTTGATATTGAGTTTCGATGAAGAcatgattatttattaatattaccaGAAGATATGCACTGAACTGTTTCTCCCAATGGCCGGCGTGGCCTTTATAGATTGGGCTCCGGCATTCATCTCCAACAGCGCTCGCCCCAACGCCGGCGCTATCTTATCGTGCCCTATCATGGGACCTTGACGGTACTTCGTTATCGGCCTCGCTCCGACCTTCCCCTCGCCTTAGCCTTTCGGGGCATAGAGTTCTGATAACAAATGCCGGCGTCGTTATCAGGTGCATCTATATGATGCTATAAAACTGACACTCGACGACATGGTCGGGGTGCTTCTCCCACCTCATCAATGCAGATGCTACACTGGTCGCTATGACTACCGACCAGAAGAAACCTGGCCTTGACAGCAGCGCCTCCAATGGGGAGAAACTTAAGCATGGCCAGATGGACATCCTCGACCATCGGTCGGGgcaagatgaagatgttgcAGTACAGTTTCTCGCCCAGCTCGATCCCGCCATCATGGCGGCACCCATCTCCGACGCAGAGGCGCGACGCGTGCTGTGGAAGATTGATTTGATATTGATCCCATTGATCATGGTCACTTGTGTGCTCGCCGCAGTCGACAaggtcatcatctccaatgCCGCTATCTACGGTATGGAGACTGATACCCATCTCACTGGCAACCAATATTCCTGGGTGGGCTCGATATTCTACTTTGGCTACCTGCTCTTCGAGTACCCTGCTGCGCTACTCATCCAGCGGCTCCCCGTAGCCAAACTCTACGTGGGAATGGTCTTCGCTTGGGCAGTCATAATGTTGTGCACGGCCGCTACGCAGAACTTTGCAGGTCTGGCGACAGTGCGCTTCCTCATGGGCATGCTCGAGGCATCGGTGTttcccatctccagcatcctaACGGTCATGTGGTGGAAGACGAGCGAACAGCCTCTCCGGGTAGCCTTCTGGTTCAACCAGCTGTCGTCCGTCTTCTCTGGAGTCGTCAGCTACGGCATCGGACACACCCACACAGCACTACACCCCTGGCGACTACTCTTCCTTGTCCTCGGCGCATTTTCCATCCTCTGGTCAGGCGTCCTATacatcttcctcccagaCTCCCCAGTCCAATGCTGGTACTTCTCCGACCGCGAAAAGTTCGTCTGCCTCGAGCGCGTCAAAGACAACAACACGGGTATGGAAGACAAAACCATCAAATGGTATCAAGTGCGTGAATGTCTTCTTGACCCGAAGACATGGCTCCTAGCTCTGTTCTCGCTCGCCCAGAACATCCCCAACGGCGGCCTCGTCACCTTCTCCGCCCTCATCGTCACCGGACTCGGCTATTCCTCCCTGATCACCACCGTCCTAGGCATCCCCACCGGTGTCCTCGCCACCGTATGGCAGATCCTGCTCTCGTTCCTCGCCTCCCGTGTCCCCAATTCCCGctgtatcatcatcgccatctcaAACCTAGTTCCTATGGCCTGTGCCATCCTCATGTGGAAATTGCCCCGCTCCGACAAGCACGGCCTCCTCGCCTCCTACTACGTCTTCTACACCTACTGGGCACCCTACGTGCTATCCACTTCGCTCCCAATGGCCAATACCAGCGGTCACTCGAAGAAACTGACTCTAAATGCTATCTTCTTTATCGCATACTGCGTGGGGAATATCATCGGTCCGCAGGTCTTTCGCTCCACGGATGCCCCGAGTTACTCGCACGGATATGAAGGCCTGCTGGCTTGTCTGGTTGTTGCGATCGTCGCAATCTCAGCCTACGGAGTCCTCTGTAGATGGGAGAACCAGCGACGGGATCgtgaacagcagcagcagtctgTTACTGTCTCAGAGGATGCGGCATTTTCGGATCTAACGGATAAAGAGAAGAGATCATTCCGGTATACATATTAGTATAGTATGGATTTTGAACCAGTATTGACATtgtgaagaagaataatactattactagtaatTGTTAACACTAGAATGTGGCTACACCCTCATTCGTGACCACTAATATTGCTCGCAGTACTTACCCCAATCACTTAAACAAAAACAATACAGGGTTACCTACATCATACCAACTACCCACTTACTCCAAATAATTCCTTCTCCGCTTTACACAGTACTACGTACTAGCAAATACTTAGTAATAAATCAACCCAGATATCAACGAGCGGGGTAAACCCCGAGACGAGAACAAACGAATCATGTGGCCCAAGTTGGCCCAACATCTAACCGATAAGAACCCCTACTAACACTCAAAGTCGGTAACCGACCAGATAGCACTGCACTGCATAGCCGTATACATACGCCGGTTCTATACCCGCCCTATAAGAACAAGCAATGAGTCCAACCAAAGTGGGGAATCAGTAGCGGGGTGGATCCTTGCAGATGATAAGTAGGTATGATTTAAACGggcgggagggggaaggTCGGAACGAGGCCGCCCGGTTTGGTCTGCTGGCTCTTActttcattcattcttctgttctctgtTGGTTGATTATCTTGCTATCTGCTTGGAGGGGCTTTATCGTGATAAGGGATTGCGATACTAGTATCCCGGGGGGGTTAATCATGGTTGAGGGGAAGGCAGGTCGGTGCGACGTggatactaactaattacTCTCCGAGTAATTGACCTCGGAGGGGTTGTGGCTATTATTTCGAGGGTCTCTGGATTACtgtagttggttggtttgtaGCTTTGCTCGATACTCATAACTAGATAAATACTTCAGTTGAGTAGTGAAGGTGTGAACCAGAAGAACCATATCTAATACTTGGCTACCCTACCATGGACCGAAACACAAGAATCCTCATTGTCGGAGCTGGCTGCTTCGGTACTTCGACCGCTTATCATCTCGCCCAGCGCGGTTTCACGTCTATTCGCGTGCTGGATCGATATCCCGCGCCATCCTGCGAGGCCGCCTCAACCGATATCAGCAAGATCATTCGCAGCGACTATAACGAGCCGCTGTATGCACGTTTGGGAATCGAGGCGATTGCCGCCTGGAAGTCCTCGGATTTGTTTCGTGGGCTGTACCATGTCCCTGGCTGGGTTCTGAGCGCATACAAGCTGTCGTGCGCGTTTGTGGAAGGGTCGATTGAAACGTGCACCAAGCTCGGAGTTGAAGGATTGGAACGCCTGTCGACGCAGCAGATCCATGAGCGGTTTCCCCTTGTGACGGGCGAATTGGATGGGTGGAATATCAACGTCTGGAATCCGACGGCTGGCTGGGCGGCGGCCGGGGAAGCCTTGC belongs to Aspergillus luchuensis IFO 4308 DNA, chromosome 3, nearly complete sequence and includes:
- a CDS encoding uncharacterized protein (COG:S;~EggNog:ENOG410PNZY;~InterPro:IPR011009,IPR002575;~PFAM:PF01636) codes for the protein MPHSAPVKEQFNDLLTISRDALTTLAVEVRRKQTIDTFTTASVLFCHEGSHNVIHVVEFDDQVRYIIRLPISCRPGHCTETAKSALIAKVEMMQFIQKRAHFPMPEVYDFDVSSENVLDTPYIVESFVPGTLVSDAWFDDSGALSLDQKRLRILDSVAETMAKLHRFCFDGIGTLGPDVHGDLRVLPCYHSRKGSGTDVQYAEYGPYESTVDFLRERLLKSPSGAEEEEGPFDVGCLIMLEMMIRCMPLSTSQKDETDETFVLAVPQFGSTNIRVDEQCNVSGIIDWDEVHTMPRFLGYATFPKWIMRDMDPVEHGKSLDTQEDSAERLRWYRLLYNRKMQGLLNKVGDARFVNKTHIFASILLAIDNPAARKDIVQALVAKVFPAKLEKATRLIENAGNGELGRQDRERLREGFDLLLSISR
- a CDS encoding cytochrome P450 (COG:Q;~EggNog:ENOG410PM61;~InterPro:IPR001128,IPR002401,IPR036396;~PFAM:PF00067;~go_function: GO:0005506 - iron ion binding [Evidence IEA];~go_function: GO:0016705 - oxidoreductase activity, acting on paired donors, with incorporation or reduction of molecular oxygen [Evidence IEA];~go_function: GO:0020037 - heme binding [Evidence IEA];~go_process: GO:0055114 - oxidation-reduction process [Evidence IEA]), which translates into the protein MFVQTILLILLPLGVSYFISRIRYSRFQKYADWPQLPPSLIWGHMKALHEFIARGEERRHIDIVFQEIQEHLGNPPLVLYDLRPVQFRLCVVGNHEVAEQIARSSKSFPYSMKKSPTMGALEPLLGPHSIITQQGEHWKGLRKRFNPGFAPQHLITLLPCILDKAIQFTDILDGYARSGEEFSLDERCVSLTFDIIGAVTMDKDFHAQIDRSKQDELVRLYRELTTTYRRGSSVQWDWLEPRLNWRRRTLSRRIDQLIAEHIKLKFAELKSKSTEKRSRSVLSLSLQDIDQLNTQVIQETCDQLKSFLFAGHDTTSVVLQWTFYILSRTPRVLDKVRRELDDLFGPDPSPAAVQEKLLAPGGEELLKRMSYTSAVIKEILRLYPPSGSARYMPSGSGFNVQLPDGKTLCLDGVVIYLNATLVHREEKVYGPTKDEFIPERWLGNTDTGLGLIPDSAENQGDGDGSVASAHVPASAWRPFERGPRNCIGQELANLEARVILACTVRRFDFEKVGVGALARDATGAPILDAAKGQYEVETELFNTMQVTAKPIDGTVVKVHLAERAT